From Micromonospora auratinigra:
GCCTGCTCGATCGCGGTGAGTCCATTGGCGGCGTCTCCGACCACCGTCATGTCGGGCTGCGCGTCGAGGATGATGCGGAAGGCGCCTCGGATGCTCGCCTGGTCATCACAGATCAAGACCCGGATCGACATGTCTGCATTCTCCCATCAACCCTGGCTGTCGCCGGCCCGGCGGTCACTCGGCCGAGCCGGACTGATCGTTGGCGCGACGCCAACGCCGGGGTGCACAACGGCACGCACGATGCCGGGTGTGGTCCTCGAATCCTGCCGATCGGCACATGTTCGGTAGGCCGCGCCATTGGCACCGTGAGGACAGGGAGCGGCCCGCCCGGCGACGGTGGGGCAGGCCACGACGGGGAGGCGTCATGACATTGCGACATTCGGATCGGTCGGCCGCACCTGCCGGTGCGGTCGGCACTGCTCATCCAGGCGTCAGCGGGCGGTGGCGGTCGCGTTGGCCGTGGTTCGCGGGCTACTTCGCTGCCGCCTGGTCCGTCTGCTACGGGGCGCTGGGCGTGTTCTGGGCGTTCGGCGGCGCCGGGTTTCCTTTCGGTGCCGGTGACCCTGAGTCCAACGAGGTGTTGATCCTCGACGGTGCGCGCTCTGCCGTGGCGGGTCCGATCATCGCGGGTCTGGGTGCCGTCGGCCTCGTGGTCGGCGTGCTGATGGCCCGAGGCCTCGGCCGGGGCCCGCTGCGGTGGGCGTTGCTCACGTTCGGTTGGGTGGTCGCGGCATGCCTGTGCCTGGTCGTCCCGGACTACCGGTTGCTGATGCTGCTGACCCGGGTGCCGTTCATCATCGTGTCACCGATCTTCGGCATGCCGGGCGGCCGGAGCGTCAGCGCGTTCATCCCCTGGCCACGGCTCAATCTGCTGGTCGTCGTCGTGGGTGGGCTGCTCTGGGGCATGGCGGCGTTGGCGTACCAGCGGCGCACCTCCGACGTCTGCGACGTGTGCGGTCGGGCGGAATCGACGGCCCCACACTGGACCTCGCCGGCGCAGGCGCTGCGGTGGGGGCGCTGGGCCGTGTGGGTCGCGTGCACCGTGCCGAGCATCTACGCCGCCACCCGCATCGCCTGGGCCGCCGGCTGGCCGTTGGGCATCCCCCGGGACTTCTACGAGGAGAACAAGCACACCGGCATGTTCCTCGGCGGACTGCTCATCGCGCTGATGGCCCTCGGCGGAGTCGCGCTGACCCTGGGACTGGTCCAGCGGTGGGGCGAGGTGTACCCGCGATGGATCTGGTTCAAGGCCGGCCGTCGCGTCCCGCCGTTACTGGCCGTCATTCCGGCCACGATCGTGTCGGTGTTCATCATTCCCGCCGGAATCATGGAGATCCGCCTGGACGCGATCCGCGGACCCGAGCCCGAGGCCTGGGCGATGACCTGGCCGGCGTGGCTCTGGCCGCTCTGGGGGGTAGCGCTCGGTGCCGCGACGTACGCCTACCACCTGCGGCGACGGGCCGCCCTCTGCGGCGTCTGCGGACGGGGGGATCGGCAGCCGGGTGAGCGGGCACAGCACCTGTCCGGCACGGTCCGGGCGGTCGAGGCGGATCGGGCGTGACCGCGCCCGCTCGTCGCACCCGTGGACGATTGCCGGACCGAGCGACACGACCGGCAGCGGTGCCCTGCCGTACGATTGCCGCATGAGAGCCGCCAGCGGCGGGTCCTCGTACCGGTGGGTTCGATAGCGGTGGCTGCGGCGGCGGTGACGGCCCTCGGCGTCCTGATGGTGTTACCGATGGCCGTCACCGTGACGGCACTGAGCATCCTGCTCGTCACGCGGTCGCGTCCGGCGTCGAGGAATCCGCTGTTCACCGCAGGCGCGGGCAGCACCTCCGTGGCGGTCACGGTCTGCGTCGTCCTGCTGCAGCGTCCGGCTCGCGCCAACCCCTTGACCGTCGGGTTCGCCCTGTTGGAGGTCGGCGCGCTGGCGGGTCTGGTGGTTCTCGCCGTCCGTGACGCTCCGGCTCGGCTGGTGTTCCCCACGGTGGTCCCGGCCGGTGTCGGCATGGCGACCTGGATCCTGCGCTTCGGCGCACCCCGCCTGACCGCCGAGACGCTGGCCGGCTGCATGAGCTGGGGACTCGGTGCCGCCATCGCCGTCGGCGTCGGGCTGTACCTGCGGGCGCTGGAGAACAAGCGAACCAGCAGCGTGCGCGACGCGCGCCGCGCGCAGCGGCTGCGCCTGGCGCGTGACCTGCACGATTTCGTCGCGCACGACATCAGCGCCATGCTCGCTCAGGCGCAGGCCGGCCAGATCGTGGCCGAACGCGACCCGGTCGAGGCGGTCGCCATGTTCCGGCAGATCGAGCAGGCCGGACTGGAAGCCCTCACCTCCCTGGACCGCACGGTCCACATGCTCGGCAACGACGGGCCGGCGGCTCTCGTCTCGCAGCAGGGCCTGCGGGACCTGCCGGCGCTGGTGGCCCGCTTCGTCGCGTCGAGCACCGCCCTCGTCACGGCACACATCGACGTGGAGCTCGATGTGGTGACGCCCCGCGAGGTCGGTGCCACCATCTACCGGATCGTGGTCGAGGCGCTCACCAACGTCCGCCGCCACGCGCCGCGAGCGCAGCGAGTGCGCATCATCGTGCGCCGCGACGGGGACCTGCTGGAGGCCAGCGTGGTCAATGACGCCTGCACCGGGGATGCGGCCGGCGACGGGCGTTGGCACGGCGGCTCCGGCCTGGGCGCGCTCGCCGCAGCCGTCGAGGTGCTCGGCGGCACCCTCGTCGCAGGCGCGGCGCGCGGCGGCGGTTGGCAGCTCACCGCGGCGTTCCCGCTGCAGTCCTGCGGACGCCCTCACCGAGATGGAGCATCAGTGCGGTAGGGGCGTGGGCGCAGACATGGCCCGCGCAGCGGGCCGATGCGTCGTCTCCATCGCCCTGCGCACCTCGTCCGCGATCGCTCGCCCCGCCGCCTTCTCCCGCGCCGCGACGCGAGCCCGATGCTCACCACTCGCCGGAGCGAAGGCCGACCTCTGCGGCGGCGCTGCTCGCTGGTCCCTGCCCGGCCAGGAACACGGGTGCGGTCATCGGCGGCCTGCTCCGGCGAGCAGGTCGGCGAGCGCGGACCCCAACTCCGGATGGGTGAACTCGAAGCCTGCATCGCACAGCCGCTGGGGGACGCACCGACGGCCGGTCAGGACCAGGAGCGGGTCGGCGCGCATGAACACCGATCCGACCCGGATCAGAGGCGCAGGGGTGGGAACACCGGCGGCGCGACCCATCGTCCGGCGGAGCGCGGCCATGAGGTCCCTGTTGCGTACGGGGTTGGGGGAGGTGGCATGCACAATGCCGGACAGCGAGGAGTCGTCCAGGCAGCGGCGCACGATCGCGCACAGGTCGTCGATGTGCAGCCAACTGATCCACTGCCGGCCGCTGCCCATCCGGCCACCGAGTCCCCACCGCACGAATCCGGTCAGTCGATCGAGGGCCGGGGTGCCGTTGTCGAAGACGATGCCGGTACGCAACGTGATCGTGCGCGCCGCGGTGATCTGCGCAGCGGCGGCTTCCCACGCCCGCGCGACATCGGCCATCTGCGGGGGACCGTCGGCGGGCGGGGCCGTTTCGTCGAGCACCGCCTCGCCGGCGTCGCCGTAGATCGCCAGCGTGCTCATCTGCAGGAGCACCGGCAACGGCCGGTCCAGATCGGAGCAGGCGCGGGCGAGCGCCAGGGTGGGTTCCGTCCGGGAACGTGTCAGCAGCGCGACGTTGGCCGGCGTGGGCCGCCGGAGCACCAGTTCACCGCAGAGGTTCACCAATGCGGCGTCGCGCAGTTCGGCTGCCCAGGGGCCGACGGTCCGACCGTCCCAGAGCACCGGCCGGCCCCACCGGAGCCGCCTGGTCGAACGGCTCAGCACCACCACGTCGTGGCCCCGACCGGTCAGGTCACGGGCGATGCGTTGCCCGAGCGCGCCGGAACCGCCGGCGATGACGATCTTCATCGGCGGCTGCTGGTGGTCGGGTCACCGGCGGGCCGCACGGCCATCGACGGAAGCGACTTCCACGTGGCGGGCACATTGCGCATCAGTAGCCCGCAGTCGGGTATCGCGGATCCCGGGGGAAACCGGACCGGGTCGTCGAAGAACGTGGACTGGACCGATGCCAACTCCACCGGCGTGACCCGCCAGCCCTCGGTGAGCAGCTCGAGTCCGTCGAGGCGGCTCGGGTCGGGGGTGGTGGAGAATCCGCTGGCACCGCGCCGGAAGAACTCCGACGCCTGGTCGACGTCGGAGAAGAGGTGGCTGCCCGACAGGGCGGCCACCATCCGGACGTGGACGTCGACGCGGACCGCATCGGACGGATCGGCGAAGGCGATCCGCAGCTCGTTCGCGCTCTCTCTCGCGTCGAAGCGGCTGAGGTGGTGTCGCCCCGGGAAGAGCCTGCCGCCGACCCAGGAGTTGAGCCGGGAGCCGGTGTCACGGCGTGGAATGTAGACGCCGTGTGTGACACCGCCGGGTGAGTCCCACTCCACCGCGATCCGGTGCGCGGCGTTCTCGCTACCAACGCCGAACGGTGCGGGCACGGACGGTGGGCGGACGTCGCTCAACCGGATCAGGCAGATGCCCGACACGGCCCATCCGTTGACGACCTGCGGTCGCAGCGGGGCGGGTAGCAGCCGTGCGGTGGCCTCCGGATCCGTGCGGTAGTTCACGAGCAGACGGCGCTGCACGACGCTCACCAACCGGAGGGCTCTCATGTGGCCACCTTCCCTCTACCGGCGCGCGCCTGGCGTTGCCGGAGTGATGCCTGCGCGGGCAGCCGCCGTCCAGGTTTTGAGCTATCGCTCAAAACCTGGAGTCTAGGACCTTTTGAGCAATCGCTCAACCCGTCGGTTCGCCCCTGCAGCCACGGCACGTCATCTCGCCGGATTCCCGTTCCCGACGGACCACCGGTCGTCGCCATCGTCCTCGCCACCCGCCTCGTTCTGCTGGCGGACCGCGAGCCGCGGAAGCTCGCAGCCGAAACCCAGAGGGTGCGCGCGTCTGGTGATCGGTACGCTGCTCGCGTGAGCTACGACCTGTACTTCTGGCCGACGGGAGCGGCAGAGGACGCTCAGTGGCTCGCAGATCGGCTCGCGGACGAAGGGGCCGAGGGCCTGGCGGCGGATGCACGTGTCCCTGCTTTCCGTGCCGAGTTGCTGCGTCGTTGGCCGGCCCTTGCCGACATGATCTCTCCGTGGCATCACGACCTGGGTCGGCGGCAACCATGGGGTCGTACTGACCTTGCAGATCGATTCGTCGCCCTTACGCTGCCCTACGGCTGGGAGGACACCGACGTGCTTCCTGCGCTGGCAGGTTCCTTCGAGCTCGACTCGTACGACCCGCAGGCAGGCCAGCTGGTGTCGCCGGGATCGCTGCCGCAGGAGAGAGATGTTCGTGGCACGGCGGAGGTCGCGGGATGGGTGATCGAGGACCACATCGCGCGACTGCTCCGGCAGATCAGCGTCTACATCGGCTACCCGTATGACGATCTGGACGAGGCGGCACTGACCGGCGTGCTCGATGACACGAACGACGAGACACCTGACGGCTGGTTCGAGTACCCGTTGGCGGGCACGCCCACCCTGGTGGTCCGGCTGGCACAGGCACCCGGTAGTGCGGTGGTCAGTGTCCGCGTCGAGGGCGCCATGGACCTGGTGCTGGCCACGCGGGTGGAGACACTGCTGGACCTGCTGTAACCCAACTGGCAGCAACACAAGCTGCGCCGTTTCGGAGCTGCCACCGGCCGCAGGTCGTGGAAGCAGCTGATCTGGGGTCACGATGGTCCGATCACCATCGACCGTCGCCGAGAAGATGCCGTCGACATCACGGCCGTCATCGGTACTTGGCACGGGTGCGAAGCGGAACGTCTCGTACCCGGCGAGGGCACTGAGCGGTCCGGCCCCGCTACGTCGGGCGCTCGGGCGACCACCGGGAACCGGTGCCGGCGGCCGGGTCCGATGCGCGCCGTCGGACGGCCGGCGCGTGGTCGATCGGGGACGGGTCGTGTCATGCTGCACGGACCCCGACAGGAGGACGAGATGGCAGCCGGCGAAGCCGTACAGGTACGTCCCACCCGACGGTCACGGCGCGCGCTGGCGTCCGGGGCGACGCTGGTCTCGATCCTCCTGCTGCTGTTCGGGCTGCCCTGGTGGACGTTGACGATCGCGGCCCGCTGGCCGGCCCCGGTGGTGGCCGCCGGCACGGCGGTCTTCGCCGTCGCGCTGGTCGCACTCCCCGCCCTGATGTACCTCGGGCACGGCCGGCGGCGGTCGGACGCGGCCGCCCGCGCCGGGGACGCCCTCCTCGGCCTGGTCTGGATCCTGTTCGTCTGGGCGCTGCTCGGCAACGTGGCCCGGCTCGCGCTGACCGCGGCGGGCGTCGCCGACCCGACCCGGTCGCGGGCCGTGGCGGTCGGCGTCGCGGTGGTCTCAGCCGTCCTGGCCGCCTGGGGGTACGCCGAGGCGATGCGCGTGCCCCGGGTCCGGCGGGTCGACGTCACCGTCGACCGGCTCGGCGCCGGTCTCGACGGCGTGCGGGTGGTGCTGCTGACCGACACCCACTACGGCCCGATCGACCGGGCCCGCTGGTCGGCCCGCACCATCGAGGTCGTCAACGTGCTGGACGCCGACATCGTCTGTCACACCGGCGACATCGCCGACGGCACCGTCGACCAGCGCCGGGCGCAGGCCGCGCCGCTCGGCACCGTCCGGGCCCGGCTCCTGCGGGCGTACGTGACGGGCAACCACGAGTACTACGGCGAGGCGCAGGGCTGGGTCGACCACATGCGTACCCTCGGCTGGGAGCCGCTGCACAACCGGCACCACGTGGTGGAGCGCGACGGTGCCCGGCTCGTCGTCGCCGGGGTGGACGACGTCACCGCCGGCTCGTCCGGCCTCGCCGGTCACCGGGCCGACCACGGCGCGGCGCTCGCCGGCACCGACCCGGGGCTGCCCGTGCTGCTGCTGGCCCATCAGCCGAAGCAGATCGGTGACGCGGTCGCGGCCGGCGTCGACCTGCAACTGTCCGGGCACACCCACGGTGGCCAGATGTGGCCGTTCCACTATCTGGTCCGCCTCGACCAGCCGGTGGTGCAAGGGCTCAGCCGGCACGGCCGTACCCAGCTCTACACGAGCCGGGGCACCGGTTTCTGGGGTCCGCCGTTCCGGATCTTCGCGCCGAGCGAGATCACCCTGCTCACCCTGCGGGCGGGGCAGCGCCGCCCGGACCTGCTGCGCCAGGAGTGAGCGGAGCCACGACGGTTGCCGATGCGCCGGCGCGAAAGGGTTCCGCAGTCCTGACAACGCTGGTTCGGAGGTGGTAGGTGTCCGCTGGCGGTGGCCCGGATTGCGGGAGGCTTCGTGCGAAAAGATCACCCGATCGACCGTCTGGTTGCGACGGTCGAAGGAACGGTGCCCGCCTCGGTCGGCGATTCGATGCACATGCTGTCTCAGCAGTTGCCCAGCCGGCGGCCATGGGTCCTCGGGCCGCCTGAGCTGATCGACTGATCAGACGCTCGATGTTGACTTCGCCGGGGAGCTGATTGGTGCGATCCACGAAGGTCGCATGGACGAATCGCTCGAGATCGGTGTGGTCGGCGAGTGGGGGCGCGTCCTGGATGAGCGGGGCCAGTAAGCCCTGCCGATGCTGCCCGCTCTGCCTGGCAGACTCATAGATCAGGTCAAGTTACTGCGGACCGCCCTCTCAGAGAACACCGAAGTGGTCAGGGTTCGCTGCTCCCCGTCCTGCTGGTGCCGGCTGCCTCCGGGGACCGCTGACGCCGGTCGAGAGGGCCCTGTCGTATCGACAGATGGCTCTGGCTCGCGCTGTGCTCGCGTCGATGTGATCCCGAGGGCTGAGACTCGAATCCCGCCAGCAACGCGTTGACCAGCGTTTCCTCGGCGATGACTCCTTCGGCGTGCCCGAAAGCTTCACGCCCCGTGGCTCGAGTTCGCGGGCCGAAGACGTCCGCCCATGCCGAATTGAGTGCACGTGACCATGCCGGCCAGGCCTGGCGCTTCACGCGAGGTTGAAGGTGGCCCCGGAAAGCGGCGAGGGTGGCTCCTGGGACGCCGAGCACGACGGCGTTGCGGACGTGTCCATGGCCGAACCATGCTCGAGGATAGATCCGATTCCACCGTTCGATAAAATCCGTGATCGGCCGATCGTCGCTTCCGATCAACGTGTTCAGCCTATTAGCGTCTGTTTTTTCGATGGCGAGGAGCGGGGCGCATGGCGGGGCAGTCCATCGAGCCAGGCGAGCGTGCGCTAGCAGCGCGCCAGATCATCGAACGCGGAGGCAAGGAACGTGACCTCCCTAGGATCGATCAGGGCATCGCGGAGCTTCGCGCTCTCCTCAAGAACGACGGTTGGACCGACGAGGCCCGCGCGGTGCTGCTCGCGGATCTCGGCGAGGGCCTGATCGAACGGTCGGAGTTGACGCGTAGTCGGAAGGACGCGATCGAGGCAGCGGGCGTGCTGCGCGAGTCGCTCAACGGCGAGATGGACGAGGATTTCCGCGCTTTCAGATTGTGGCAGCTGAATCTTGCGCACCAGCGCTGCTACGAGTTCGGCGGGCCGGTCTCGGAACTGGAGGCGGCCGACCTGGCCCTTCGGAAGCTGCAGGAGCTGGATGCGATGCCGCCGGCGATGGTCGCATCCGCCGTGGGTCTTCTGCGAGGGGAGTGGTACGCCGCATTCCGGGACGTCAGCCTGCTGAATCCGGCGATCGACCTGCTTGCCGAGTCGCTTCAGGAGGATCCGTCCAACGGCATCATCCTCGCGCACCTTTTACAGTACCGAGTGGAACACTTAAGACGCCTGGAGGATTCGGACAGCCTGGTGGAGCTGTGCCGGAGCCTACTGCCGGTCGACCTGCGCACGGCTTCGTTCTTCCTTGGATCAGCGTGCCGCCTGCGCTACGACATCACTCGGCAGCCGGAGGACTTGGACGCGTCGGTGTCAGCCTTTCGCACCGCGATCGACCTGTACCCGGAGCCTGAGGACGAGCAGGCCATGGCGATGTCAATGCTGGTCCGGAGCCTGGCGGCGCGGTTCGAACACCGCGGGCAGCAGCACGACCTCACCGAGGCGCTGGGCGTCGCGGAGCGGGCCCGCACTATCCCCGTCGAGGATCCCGCGACCCGTGCCGGCGTGGAGACCAACCTGGCCCTCGCTTACACCGCCGCTCACGAGCGCACCCGCGACGTAGAGCATGCCCGGCAGGCCGAGCGGCTGCACCGCGCCGCGTTGACCGGCATCGGTGGGGGTGGACCCGAGCGGGCCGCGCTCGTGATGAACATGGCCGCCGAGATCGTAGAATCAGTTGCGGACACCAATGGCGAGGAGAACACCTCTGCGCTGAGGCCCGGGCTACGGCAACGCCGGGCGAAGCGCCGGGATACCCGGCAAATCGATGAGGCAGTCCGGCTGGCCCGGGAGGCGGTGGACATGCTGCCCGTGGGGTACCAGGAGCGCGCCGTCTACCAGTGCAGCCTGTCGTCCATGCTCGTGCGCCGCCATGAGCTCACCGGCCGGACCGAGGACATCACAGAGGCGGTACGACTGGCTCGCGAGGCCGCCGACGCGACCAGGGATCGCGGAGCCGAGAACGCCAGGGCATCCACCGTGCTGGGCTATGCCCTTCAGCGCGAAGGCCGAGCACCGACGTCCGAGATCATCGCGTTGTGGCGAGTAGCGGGTGCCGAGACAAGCGCCCGGACGGAGGTACGCCTGATGGCCTGCCGGATGTGGGCGCACGCACTGATGAAGTCGGACAACATTCCCGCTGCACTCGAGCCGTACACCGCTGCGGTCGACCTGTTCACCGAGCTGACCTGGGCCGGGTCTGCGGCTGAGGACAGCGAGCACCGGATGGCGAACTGGCCCCACCTGGCGAATGACGCAGCAGCCTGCGCAATCGCCGCCGACCAGCCAGAACGCGCGCTGGAGCTGCTGGAACGCGGCAGGGCGGTGCTCTGGTCGCAGACTTTGCACCTCAACGGCGACCTCGCCGATCTGCACGACCAGCGACCCGCAGCGGCCATCAAGCTGCAACAGCTGTTCGGTGAACTGCGCGCGGACGGCGGCGACGTCGCCCGTCGGGCCGCCCTCTCAGACCAGATTACGGCCCTGGTCGGGGAGATCCGGACCGATCCGCGGTTTACTGATTTCCTTGGCACACCTTCGGCGAGCACGATCCGGGACGCGACGGCCGACGGCCCGATCGTGGTCATCAACGCGAGCAGGTGGCGCTGCGACGCTCTTGTGGTGACCCCGGCCGGCGTTGAGGTCGTCCCGCTGCCCGACGCCGGGGCGGCCGAGCTGGTCCGGCGGGCTCGGCAACACCTGGTGTCGGTGCTGGAGGAAGCTCGAAGCATGGAGCGGGACCTGACCGACCTGCTCGACTGGCTCTGGCACGCGGTTGGGCGGCCAGTTCTTGGCGCGCTGGGCGGCAACCGGCCGGGCCGGCTGTGGTGGTGCCCGACCGGGCTGTTTGCGATGCTGCCCCTGCACGCCGCGCAACCGCGCGACGGTTCGCCCGGCATGTTGGACCGCGTAGTGTCGTCGTACACCCCGACCGTGGCAGCGCTACGGCACAGCCGTGCACCGCGGCCCGCGAAGCCGGCGTCATTAGTGGTGGTCTCGGTCGGCGATCTGCCCCGTCAGGAACTCAAGGGAGCGAAGGCCGAGGCCGCCGCGGTGGTGAGCGGGGCTGATCGCCCATCGGAGTGGCTGGACTCCTCCGAAGCGACACCCGCCGCGGTGCTCGCCGCCCTGACCCGCGCCTCTTGGAGCCACTTCTGCTGCCACGGCATTGTCCACCTGGAGAAACCGTCGAGCAGCGGCCTTTTACTGGCAGGCGGCGAGATGCTATCCGTCGCCCGGCTACGCGCCGCACCAACCAGCGGCGAGTTTGCCTTCCTGTCGGCCTGCCACACTGCACTCGCCGGCGTGGCCAACACCGACGAGGCCATCACCCTGACCGCGGCACTCCAGTACGCCGGATGGCGGCAGGTCGTCGGCACCCTGTGGCCGCTCGACGACGCCATCGCCGTCGACCTGACCAAGCGCTTCTACGAGCAACTCGACCGGCGGGCAGACGGTGCGCCGGACGCCGAGACGGCCCTGCACCGCTCGATCCGCTGGCTCCGCGAAACCCGCCCTGACCAGCCCAGCCTCTGGGCGAACCTGATCCACTTCGGTGCCTAACCTAGGGAACACAGTGATCTCTGGCCTTTGGCAAACTATCGCTCTCGGCATCCTCGGCGCGTTCATCGCCGAGCTACTGCGGATCACCCCCGCCCTCAAAAAGAACAGGATCCCGACCGGCGGCGAGATCGCCGTCTCGGTCATCTACACGCTGCTCGGCGGCGGGGCCGCGCTGCTCGGCTGGGAGGAGCCGCAGCGCGCGTTCACCGTAGCGGTGTTGGGTGCTGCCTTCCCGCTGCTGTTCTCCAGCGCGGTCAGAGCTACCGCGCCCACCGGACGCACGCGCCGGGGAAACACCAGGCCGACTGCCGAACTCGTGGACTACGCCGCCGGCCGGTTCTGAGTCCCTGGCGACTCCCTGACTGCTGTTGAACAGTGTCCAACGGCAGTGAGTTGAATCCAACTGCGCCCACCCCGACCTGCACATTCTCATTTCCGCAGCAGGTCAGAGTCGGTGCGGCGTCCTGGTTCACACCGAAGAGGTCGCTGACTTGATCAAAATCTCGGCCATGATCGATGTGACAACGCAGGTTGCCCGTCACCGGAACCGCCGGTAATGGGCTTCTCCGCTGTTGCTCGGGCACCGATCAGGTGCCGACGCGGCGTGTCTCGTAGGCCCACATCACGATCTCGACGCGGTTGCGGGCGTTGAGCTTGCGCATCAGGGCGGCGATGTGGGTCTTGACGGTGCTCAGGCTGATGGACAGCTCGACGCCGATCTCGCTGTTGGTCCGTCCGCGCGCGGCAGCCCGCAGGACCTGTTCCTCGCGCGCGGTCAGCGGCTCGACCGGCTCAGGCGGCACCGCGCGCGAGCGGCTGTTCGCGAACGACGACAGGAGCCTCGCGGTGATGTTCGGCGCGATCAGGGCGTCGCCGCGGGCGGCGGCATGGACGGCCTGAGCGAGCAGCTCGGCGCCGGCGTCCTTGAGCAGGAAGCCTCGCGCGCCCGCCTTCAACGCGCCGTAGACGTACTCGTCGAGGTCGAACGTGGTGATGACGACGACGGCCAGCGGATCGGCGACGTCCGCCCCGGCGAGCTGGCGGGTGGCTTCGATCCCGTCGACCTCGGGCATGCGGATGTCCAGCAGGCACACGTCGGGACGCAGCGAACGGGCCAGGGAGATCGCCCGGCGGCCGTCGGCGGCCTCACCGACGACGGTGATACCCGGCTGGGCGCCCAGGATCATGCAGAGCCCCGCCCGGACGATGTCCTGGTCGTCAGCGACCAGCACGCGGATGCTCATGACGTCCGCGCTCGCCGGGGCAGCGCGGCGTCGACGCTCCAGCCGCCGTCCGGGTCAGGTCCCGCCCGGAAGGTGCCGCCGAGCAGGCTCGCCCGTTCGGCCATACCGCGCAACCCGTAGCCGGCGTACCGGGAGCCGGTCGTCGTCGCCTCGCCGTCATCGCGCACCCGCAGGTGCACCTGGCTGCGGGATGCGGTGACGTCGACGGTGACCCGGGTGGCGCCGCAGGCGTGGCGGGTCGCGTTGGTGACCGCCTCCGCGGCGATCAGATAGAGGGCGGTGCCGACCGCCGGCTCCACGGCCTCGACGTCACCGGAGACCTGCACGCCGACGCCCAGCACCTCGCCGCCGGGACGCGCGAGTCGTTCGATGTCCACCACCCCGCGCCGGGGGGCGAGCTCGGCGTCCGTTCCGTCGCGCAGCACGCCCACGAGGGCGCGCATCTCCGTGAGCGTCCGGGACGCCTCCTCCTCGATGGTGACCAGGGTGGCCAGCGCGCGCTCCGGATCCGCGGCGGACAGCGCGCGACCTGCCTGCGCCTGCACGGCGATGGCCACGACACGGTGACCGACCCTGTCGTGCAGCTCACGGGCCAGCTCGTTGCGCTGGTGAAGCCGTACCTGCTCGATGTCGCGGTCGCGGCTTCTGGTGCGGTAGCGCACTGCCGCACCGAGCGCGGCGGAGAACAGGAAGAAGCCGTAACCGGCGACCTTCTCCGCGGGTGAGGTCGGTTCCGCGATGAGGGTGACGGGTAGCCAGATGAGGATGATGCCGAGTCCGAGGGCAGCCTCACGACCGGACCCCCAGCGCAGCAGGGCGTAGGGCAACACCAGCAGGCCCGCGATGCCCAGCAGGCCGGTGGCGTCGACGACCACGATCCTCGCCGTGTCGAACGCGAGCACGGTGCCGAAGGCGACGGCGACCGCGGTCAGCGGCCGCGTGCGCCGCCACAGCAGGCACGCCGCAACCACGACGCTGACACCGACCAGCAGCGGCGCCCACGCCCGGTCGTCGCGCAGCAGCAGCTCGACGAGCGAGACCGCGACGAGAGCCGAG
This genomic window contains:
- a CDS encoding response regulator — encoded protein: MSIRVLVADDQDIVRAGLCMILGAQPGITVVGEAADGRRAISLARSLRPDVCLLDIRMPEVDGIEATRQLAGADVADPLAVVVITTFDLDEYVYGALKAGARGFLLKDAGAELLAQAVHAAARGDALIAPNITARLLSSFANSRSRAVPPEPVEPLTAREEQVLRAAARGRTNSEIGVELSISLSTVKTHIAALMRKLNARNRVEIVMWAYETRRVGT
- a CDS encoding sensor histidine kinase — translated: MRVWRDWVLSSALVAVSLVELLLRDDRAWAPLLVGVSVVVAACLLWRRTRPLTAVAVAFGTVLAFDTARIVVVDATGLLGIAGLLVLPYALLRWGSGREAALGLGIILIWLPVTLIAEPTSPAEKVAGYGFFLFSAALGAAVRYRTRSRDRDIEQVRLHQRNELARELHDRVGHRVVAIAVQAQAGRALSAADPERALATLVTIEEEASRTLTEMRALVGVLRDGTDAELAPRRGVVDIERLARPGGEVLGVGVQVSGDVEAVEPAVGTALYLIAAEAVTNATRHACGATRVTVDVTASRSQVHLRVRDDGEATTTGSRYAGYGLRGMAERASLLGGTFRAGPDPDGGWSVDAALPRRARTS